The nucleotide sequence CTATTGGATATTTACTTGAAGAAAATCCCCAAGCTTCTTATCCATCCCATAGATTTCGTGCCCCCTGAATGCTTTAAAATACGCCTTTATGATACACCCCACGCTACGACCCTGTCAGTTTTAAATAGCGGTTCCTGCGAGGCCATGAAGGTCTTTAATGACTTCATTCAGCACAAACTTAAAAATTACCACCTTAGAAATGACCCAAACGCAGGTGCTGAGTCGAATTTGTCAAAATTTCTTCACTTTGGACAGATAAGCAGCCAGAGGATAGCACTCGAAGTAATAAATTCGGGGATTCCTGACAACGGTTTTTTGGAAGAGCTTATCATAAGACGTGAGCTTGCTGATAATTTTTGCTACTATGAAAAAAACTATGATTCTGTAGAATCCTTTCCCGATTGGGCTAAGAACACCTTGGAACTCCACAAAAATGATACTCGTGAATACATTTATGACATTTCAGAGCTTGAATCTTCAGCAACTCACGACGATCTCTGGAATGCTGCGCAAAATCAGATGCGTTGCACAGGTTACATGAATGGATATATGCGAATGTATTGGGCCAAAAAGATACTTGAATGGTCTCCTTCTGCCGAAAAAGCTCTTGAGGCATGCATCTTATTGAATGACCGTTATATGATGGACGGAAGGGATCCAAACGGCTATGCCGGGATTGCATGGTCCATAGGAGGAGTCCACGATCGGGCTTGGAAAGAAAGGGCTATATTCGGCAAGATCAGATATATGAATTACAACGGATGCAAGCGAAAATTTGATATCGAAAAGTACATAAGAAGTTATATTTAATCATAAAAAATCATAAAAAATCGGCACTTCCTAAGGAAGTGCCGATTCTAGTTATATCATATCACGTTTTACATAGTGAGTGTGCAGCAATTTATGAGCTTTTTCCCCGTAAGGTTCACCTAGGAACTCTTCATAAAGTGATTTAACGTATGGATTTTCATGAGATTTTCTAAGAGTTTTATCCTTATCCTCTTGATAAAGGCCTTTTGCTCTTTCTTTAAGGATGTTCAAATCTCCATGATGGTAAGGCTGTCCTCCCCCACCAATACATCCGCCTGGACAAGCCATGATTTCGATGGCATGGTACTCGGCTTTTCCGTCTCTTATATCTTCCAATAGCTTCCTTGCGTTTCCGAGGCCATGAGCTACAGCAATCTTGACATCAGTGTCGTTTACCTTTACTGTTGCTTCCTTGA is from Alkalibacter saccharofermentans DSM 14828 and encodes:
- the phrB gene encoding deoxyribodipyrimidine photo-lyase gives rise to the protein MDRRSRLLKNGNNKGGSHIVYWMSRDQRTEDNWALLYAQNAAIKESKSMSVVFCLYPDYPRAQREHFDFMLAGLLECQEKLKKHNIPMHIIEGNPSEIIPYYLESANASLLVSDFSPLKINLDWKTEINKRIDIPHVEVDTRNIVPCFVASDKKEYGAYTIRPKIHKLLDIYLKKIPKLLIHPIDFVPPECFKIRLYDTPHATTLSVLNSGSCEAMKVFNDFIQHKLKNYHLRNDPNAGAESNLSKFLHFGQISSQRIALEVINSGIPDNGFLEELIIRRELADNFCYYEKNYDSVESFPDWAKNTLELHKNDTREYIYDISELESSATHDDLWNAAQNQMRCTGYMNGYMRMYWAKKILEWSPSAEKALEACILLNDRYMMDGRDPNGYAGIAWSIGGVHDRAWKERAIFGKIRYMNYNGCKRKFDIEKYIRSYI